A single window of [Clostridium] hylemonae DSM 15053 DNA harbors:
- a CDS encoding Gfo/Idh/MocA family protein codes for MKKLKIGLIGIGYIGCAHVTAIRRCPNAILHAVADTDRQLLERKKEELGLEKVYDNVDEMLADPEIDVIHDCTPNHMHLELNRKIIQAGKHVFSEKPVAASAKESAKLLDILGENPDIVAGVNHNYRMNVMVQDMKHRVQSGEIGRPRLVYGSYLLDWLLYDTDYDWRLEKKFAGKSRAVADIGTHWMDTAQTVAGARITEVFANLETMLPVRKRPVKNSASGEIAYEEYQIDTEDYGAVFARFENGAFGLFHVSQISPGKKCRLDLTVDGETDSLYWNQEEADRLWAGHRGRGNEYIFRDPKMLPPETLAYTYMPAGHPEGWNDAVYNNIHSFYTFILEGKKTGRDKPDFATFEECHYLNRLTEAILESSRTKQWIRLEDE; via the coding sequence ATGAAAAAACTGAAAATAGGACTGATAGGAATCGGGTATATCGGATGCGCCCATGTGACGGCCATCCGCAGGTGCCCCAATGCCATTCTCCATGCGGTGGCAGATACAGACCGGCAGCTGCTTGAGAGGAAGAAAGAGGAACTGGGGCTGGAAAAAGTATACGACAATGTGGATGAAATGCTGGCAGATCCTGAGATCGACGTCATTCACGACTGTACGCCAAACCACATGCATCTGGAACTGAACAGAAAGATCATTCAGGCAGGGAAGCACGTATTCAGTGAAAAGCCTGTGGCCGCTTCCGCAAAGGAATCCGCAAAGCTGCTTGACATACTCGGTGAAAACCCGGATATCGTGGCGGGCGTAAATCACAATTACCGCATGAATGTCATGGTACAGGATATGAAGCACAGAGTACAGTCGGGCGAGATCGGAAGACCCAGGTTAGTCTATGGCTCATACCTGCTCGACTGGCTTTTGTATGACACAGACTATGACTGGAGGCTGGAGAAGAAATTTGCGGGAAAGTCCCGGGCGGTCGCTGATATCGGCACGCATTGGATGGATACCGCCCAGACTGTGGCCGGAGCCAGGATAACAGAAGTGTTTGCCAATCTGGAGACGATGCTTCCCGTGAGAAAACGGCCGGTAAAAAACAGCGCGTCAGGAGAGATAGCTTATGAAGAGTATCAGATCGACACGGAAGACTACGGCGCTGTATTTGCGCGCTTTGAGAACGGCGCGTTCGGACTCTTCCACGTAAGCCAGATATCCCCGGGAAAGAAATGCCGCCTGGACCTGACGGTGGACGGCGAGACGGATTCCCTGTACTGGAATCAGGAGGAGGCCGACCGTCTGTGGGCAGGACACAGGGGCAGAGGGAACGAATATATTTTCCGCGATCCGAAGATGCTGCCGCCCGAGACTCTTGCGTATACCTATATGCCGGCCGGGCACCCGGAAGGATGGAACGATGCGGTATACAATAACATCCATTCCTTTTATACGTTTATTTTGGAGGGGAAAAAGACCGGGCGCGACAAGCCGGATTTTGCCACATTTGAGGAATGTCACTATCTGAACCGGCTGACCGAGGCGATCCTCGAGAGCAGCCGTACAAAACAATGGATCCGTCTGGAGGATGAATAA
- a CDS encoding sugar phosphate isomerase/epimerase family protein encodes MKLGLCTGTYSDLPLDEVCRLAVLYGYETLEIETFERDNLHLDIHTIFDGDNIRKFKKKIQDYGLEISTLGNHPESQLVMGPFGQDTDDIYHGTKEEKIKFGTEAVIRAAQAANEMEIPVVVGFTGCENFGRVCQWPDARAWEREEEIFAQRWGKILDKYDEYGVKFAHEPHPNQMVYDIETAQRSVELLGQHKAWGFNFDPANMMMYGIDVEAFIDLLGDRIYGVHAKDAQIVKQNAGRSGLNPHGNYRRIDRGFRFRIPGWGNVNWQDVITELSMVGYFGPLTFEHEDITMSRQDGMKKTAEFLKPLLIDAPFEGRSDLNFRF; translated from the coding sequence ATGAAACTCGGATTGTGTACAGGAACGTATTCGGATCTGCCGCTGGATGAAGTATGCCGGCTTGCGGTCCTCTACGGATATGAAACGCTGGAAATTGAGACATTTGAGAGGGACAATCTGCATCTGGACATCCATACGATCTTTGACGGAGACAATATCCGGAAGTTCAAGAAGAAGATCCAGGATTACGGTCTTGAGATATCCACCCTCGGAAACCACCCGGAGAGCCAGCTCGTTATGGGACCGTTCGGGCAGGATACAGATGATATCTACCACGGGACAAAAGAGGAGAAGATAAAGTTCGGCACCGAAGCAGTCATCAGGGCGGCCCAGGCGGCCAATGAGATGGAGATCCCGGTCGTCGTCGGATTTACCGGCTGTGAGAACTTTGGCCGCGTATGCCAGTGGCCGGACGCGCGGGCATGGGAGCGGGAAGAAGAGATATTTGCGCAGCGCTGGGGCAAGATACTTGACAAGTATGACGAGTACGGAGTCAAATTCGCCCATGAGCCGCACCCGAATCAGATGGTGTACGATATCGAGACCGCACAGCGGAGCGTAGAACTGCTCGGGCAGCACAAAGCGTGGGGCTTTAACTTTGACCCGGCCAATATGATGATGTACGGGATCGATGTGGAGGCTTTTATAGACCTTCTTGGAGACCGCATCTACGGAGTACATGCAAAGGACGCCCAGATCGTGAAGCAGAATGCGGGGCGTTCCGGTCTGAACCCGCATGGAAATTACCGGAGGATCGACAGGGGATTCCGTTTCCGCATACCCGGGTGGGGAAATGTAAACTGGCAGGATGTCATCACGGAGCTTTCGATGGTAGGTTATTTCGGTCCGCTGACATTTGAACATGAAGATATTACGATGAGCCGGCAGGACGGGATGAAAAAGACGGCTGAATTTTTGAAGCCTTTGCTGATAGACGCGCCGTTTGAAGGCCGCAGCGACCTGAATTTCAGGTTTTAG
- the iolG gene encoding inositol 2-dehydrogenase, giving the protein MKDCVTAAVIGLGRIGRTHAEILVSRVGSVRVKYAADAFLNEEMKKWAKELGIKGVTDDPEICLQDPEVDAVYICTSTDTHSEYITRAAKAGKHIFSEKPLDSDLVRLSGALREAEKAGVKFQTGFMRRFDRNHSKAKALIQSGKVGRGQMIRLSCRDTVQSPYEYLKVSGGIFFDMMIHDFDMVRFLTDSEAEEIYAAGGVFTDERLNDIPDVDTAAAFVRMKNGMLAVIDNGRQCWYGHDQRSEIFCTEGTVQVMNEHEDTVVVKKGDGIYAPKPPDFFIERYYEAYVAENQSFVDSILFDRPAAVTAADGVEPIRMAKAAQLSLEQNRPVKLSEITEYRIV; this is encoded by the coding sequence ATGAAGGATTGTGTAACAGCAGCAGTGATAGGACTTGGCAGGATCGGAAGAACACATGCGGAGATACTCGTAAGCCGTGTCGGCAGCGTCAGGGTAAAATACGCGGCGGATGCATTTCTGAACGAAGAGATGAAAAAGTGGGCCAAAGAACTGGGGATCAAAGGCGTGACAGACGACCCGGAAATCTGCCTGCAGGATCCGGAGGTGGACGCGGTCTATATCTGTACAAGTACAGACACACATTCAGAGTATATCACCCGCGCAGCCAAAGCCGGAAAACATATATTCAGTGAAAAACCACTGGATTCCGATCTGGTGAGATTAAGCGGCGCCCTGAGAGAAGCAGAAAAAGCGGGCGTAAAATTCCAGACCGGCTTTATGAGGCGGTTCGACAGAAACCACAGTAAGGCAAAAGCGCTGATCCAGTCAGGAAAGGTCGGGCGTGGGCAGATGATAAGGCTGTCGTGCAGAGATACGGTACAGAGCCCGTACGAATATCTGAAAGTGTCAGGCGGCATATTTTTTGATATGATGATCCATGATTTTGATATGGTAAGATTCCTCACAGACAGTGAAGCGGAGGAGATATACGCTGCCGGGGGTGTTTTCACGGACGAACGGCTGAACGACATTCCAGATGTAGATACGGCCGCGGCCTTCGTGCGCATGAAAAACGGCATGCTGGCAGTCATTGACAACGGCCGCCAGTGCTGGTACGGCCATGACCAGAGGTCGGAGATCTTCTGCACGGAGGGGACCGTGCAGGTCATGAACGAGCATGAGGATACGGTCGTTGTCAAAAAAGGTGACGGAATATACGCACCGAAGCCGCCGGATTTCTTTATAGAACGGTATTACGAGGCGTACGTGGCGGAGAACCAGTCCTTTGTGGACAGCATTCTCTTCGACAGGCCTGCCGCAGTCACGGCTGCGGACGGAGTGGAGCCAATCAGGATGGCCAAAGCGGCTCAGTTATCTCTGGAACAAAACCGTCCGGTAAAGCTCAGTGAGATCACAGAATACCGCATCGTTTAG
- a CDS encoding AraC family transcriptional regulator: MIREIITDKNMLELNPHGNYGFPFYLIYVTLSAYQFGRFNCHWHPELEIACILEGTMTYQVNQNLYQLGKGDCLFVNSNALHSGCMFENNDCKYIVATFNPSLIYGYEKSDIDTNYTFPLLNTDNFTSFVFRDGADGNETFQKIMKEMAAFYTEENACYELHIKSRLCELWALLFEEFQRSQLPSGAGLAEAKQISRLKNAIIFIHSSYTDPITLDQMAESCHTSKSEFCRIFKKTLHQTPFEYLLRYRIQKSLPLLVTDTCSITEIASQVGFSGSSYYSEVFRKYMGCSPREYKKNLMN, translated from the coding sequence ATGATTCGTGAGATTATCACCGACAAAAATATGCTGGAATTGAACCCGCACGGCAATTACGGTTTCCCCTTCTACCTGATATATGTCACTCTTTCCGCCTACCAGTTCGGCCGTTTCAACTGCCACTGGCACCCCGAGCTTGAGATCGCCTGCATACTGGAAGGCACTATGACCTATCAGGTGAACCAGAACCTGTATCAGCTGGGAAAGGGAGACTGCCTCTTTGTCAATTCCAACGCACTGCACTCCGGCTGTATGTTTGAAAATAATGACTGTAAATATATCGTCGCCACTTTCAACCCTTCTCTCATCTATGGATATGAAAAGAGCGATATCGATACAAACTACACGTTCCCCCTGCTCAATACGGATAACTTCACCTCCTTTGTGTTCCGGGACGGAGCAGACGGAAATGAAACGTTTCAGAAGATCATGAAAGAAATGGCTGCATTTTACACAGAAGAAAACGCCTGTTATGAGCTGCATATCAAAAGCCGGCTCTGTGAGCTCTGGGCATTATTATTTGAAGAGTTCCAGCGCAGCCAGCTTCCCTCCGGAGCCGGACTGGCTGAAGCAAAGCAGATCTCACGGCTTAAAAATGCCATTATATTTATCCACAGCAGTTATACGGATCCTATCACCCTCGACCAGATGGCCGAATCGTGCCACACGAGCAAAAGTGAATTCTGCCGTATCTTCAAGAAAACGCTGCACCAGACACCGTTTGAATATCTGCTGCGGTACCGCATACAAAAAAGTCTTCCGCTGCTCGTCACCGACACATGCAGCATCACGGAAATCGCAAGCCAGGTCGGGTTTTCCGGCTCCAGCTATTATTCGGAAGTCTTCCGCAAATACATGGGCTGTTCGCCGAGAGAGTACAAAAAAAATCTGATGAACTGA
- a CDS encoding sugar ABC transporter substrate-binding protein: MKKINNLHKLLMTVLMIAMLAFAFTGCTSGPQKEEKTESKSNNDKSSLEGLKIGFCVTNRDQFQTEQEGIAKELCDSKGIELSVADAKEDISTQISQVSSFVNAGCDLLMINCVDAESIQEIINAAGDVPCVFFNRMPSDHSVFDENHYYVGMSDYDCGYDMGKFMAEWLKDNNKTDTADGVLFLGPLGATNTVSRTDGIKKGLADSGYKVNWVFEDTAEWDRSKAMDKFTQFMGSGKKFDFIAANNDDMALGCIEALTAAGYSAPFDFPIAGIDATENGLLAVGDGTLTATFDQSPSKMTNYCFEIAFAILQDTDMPEEVKDFTWIYKAEMVTADNVDDFK, encoded by the coding sequence ATGAAAAAAATCAATAATCTGCACAAATTGTTAATGACGGTACTTATGATCGCTATGCTTGCATTTGCGTTTACGGGGTGTACAAGTGGACCTCAAAAAGAAGAAAAAACGGAATCCAAGAGTAATAATGATAAGTCGTCCTTAGAAGGTTTAAAGATTGGTTTTTGTGTTACAAACAGGGATCAGTTTCAGACAGAGCAAGAAGGTATTGCGAAGGAGCTCTGTGATTCAAAAGGGATTGAACTAAGTGTGGCGGACGCAAAGGAAGACATTTCAACACAAATATCCCAAGTTTCATCTTTTGTTAATGCAGGATGCGACTTATTGATGATTAACTGTGTTGATGCTGAAAGTATACAAGAGATCATTAATGCAGCAGGGGACGTACCCTGTGTATTCTTTAACAGAATGCCGAGCGACCATAGCGTTTTCGATGAAAACCACTATTATGTGGGAATGAGTGACTATGATTGCGGGTATGACATGGGCAAATTTATGGCTGAATGGTTAAAGGATAATAATAAGACGGATACAGCGGATGGAGTGCTGTTTCTCGGGCCGCTTGGTGCGACAAATACTGTGAGCCGCACAGATGGTATAAAGAAGGGGCTTGCAGACAGCGGATACAAGGTGAATTGGGTTTTTGAGGACACGGCAGAATGGGATCGGTCAAAAGCAATGGATAAATTCACACAATTTATGGGTTCGGGTAAAAAATTTGATTTTATTGCTGCAAACAATGACGACATGGCATTGGGATGTATTGAGGCCCTGACTGCGGCAGGATACAGCGCACCTTTTGATTTTCCTATAGCTGGTATTGATGCGACTGAAAATGGTCTTTTGGCTGTGGGAGACGGAACCTTAACAGCGACATTTGATCAGAGTCCATCTAAAATGACAAATTATTGTTTTGAAATTGCATTTGCAATTTTGCAAGATACAGACATGCCTGAAGAAGTTAAGGACTTTACATGGATTTACAAAGCAGAGATGGTAACAGCGGATAATGTAGATGATTTTAAGTAA